From Pedobacter indicus, a single genomic window includes:
- a CDS encoding DNA topoisomerase IB produces the protein MDDKGRKQYLYHPEWTRRQQEKKFVKIIDFGKALPLIRSKIIKDSRQRKLTKDKVMALALELMEETLIRPGNAHYRDMNKSYGLTTLTNKHVQINGADIYFQFKGKKGVLHEITIHDKRLAKKLQDVKEIPGQHLLQFIDEDGEVCAIDSGDINRYIQAASDKDFSSKDFRTWFGTLWAFIKLSQLEPFQNKNECKNNILEMYDFVASKLGNTRAVCREYYVCNSLIEAYEKGRAQSYFKKSFTQKDEEPSLVKAEQQLLKLLESHTSKR, from the coding sequence ATTGATGATAAAGGCCGAAAACAATATTTATATCATCCGGAGTGGACGCGAAGACAGCAAGAGAAGAAATTTGTAAAAATTATCGATTTCGGAAAAGCCCTACCACTGATCAGGTCTAAAATTATAAAAGACAGCAGACAAAGGAAACTAACGAAGGACAAAGTGATGGCGTTAGCGCTTGAGTTGATGGAAGAGACACTCATCCGACCAGGTAATGCCCACTATCGTGATATGAATAAAAGTTATGGTCTAACAACGCTTACCAACAAACACGTTCAGATCAACGGCGCCGATATTTATTTTCAATTTAAAGGAAAGAAAGGTGTACTTCATGAGATCACAATTCACGACAAAAGACTGGCAAAAAAACTACAAGACGTGAAAGAAATTCCTGGTCAGCATCTATTGCAGTTTATCGACGAAGATGGTGAGGTTTGCGCAATAGATTCGGGCGATATAAACCGGTACATTCAAGCAGCCTCTGATAAGGACTTTAGTTCAAAAGACTTTAGAACTTGGTTTGGCACGCTGTGGGCATTTATAAAATTAAGTCAGCTCGAACCCTTTCAGAATAAAAACGAATGCAAAAATAACATTCTTGAAATGTATGACTTTGTAGCTTCGAAGCTGGGAAATACGCGTGCTGTCTGTAGAGAATATTACGTATGTAACTCATTGATTGAAGCATACGAAAAAGGACGCGCTCAATCTTATTTTAAAAAATCCTTCACACAAAAAGACGAGGAACCTTCATTAGTAAAAGCCGAACAACAATTGTTAAAGTTACTGGAGTCGCATACCTCTAAAAGATGA
- a CDS encoding KTSC domain-containing protein: protein MPSTVIDTLAYDEHNSMLEIRFQSGSIYQYKNVPKTTYQAMRRAQSKGTFLNEYIKGKFDFKGKFDFERLK from the coding sequence ATGCCTTCTACAGTAATTGATACACTGGCTTATGATGAGCATAACTCAATGTTAGAAATTCGCTTTCAATCGGGCAGCATATATCAATACAAAAATGTTCCAAAAACAACCTATCAAGCCATGCGAAGAGCCCAATCAAAAGGAACTTTCCTTAATGAGTATATTAAGGGAAAATTTGATTTTAAGGGAAAATTTGATTTTGAAAGACTAAAATAA
- a CDS encoding DUF1697 domain-containing protein gives MMQTYISILRGINVSGQKLIKMDALKSMYESLGFTHVKNYVQSGNIIFSADETATKSLVEKISSQIENDFGFEVPVLVMTKNELEEIIAANPFADSPEKDPTALYVTFLAANVSDFDLDRIEEKAQKDEQIYIGSKAVYLYCPHGYGKTKLNNTFLERSLKTKATTRNWKTTKKLLELAVR, from the coding sequence ATGATGCAGACTTATATTTCAATTTTGCGAGGTATCAACGTAAGTGGGCAAAAGCTAATAAAAATGGATGCCCTAAAAAGTATGTACGAATCGCTGGGCTTTACCCATGTCAAAAATTATGTGCAAAGTGGTAATATTATCTTTTCAGCAGATGAGACAGCTACCAAATCGCTGGTAGAAAAAATATCATCACAAATTGAAAATGATTTTGGGTTTGAGGTTCCCGTTTTAGTAATGACTAAAAATGAGCTCGAAGAAATTATCGCTGCGAATCCTTTTGCTGATAGTCCTGAGAAAGACCCTACCGCTCTGTATGTGACTTTTTTGGCAGCTAACGTGAGCGATTTTGATCTTGATCGTATCGAGGAAAAGGCTCAAAAAGATGAGCAGATATACATTGGATCAAAGGCTGTGTATTTATATTGTCCTCATGGCTATGGGAAAACCAAGTTAAACAATACTTTTTTAGAACGAAGTTTAAAAACAAAGGCGACTACTAGAAATTGGAAGACGACAAAAAAGCTTTTGGAATTAGCCGTTCGCTAA
- a CDS encoding YceI family protein produces the protein MNTVDTTTKWVLDPTHSELIFKIKHLMITNVKGEFQKFNITVDSKGNDFSDAKVSATIETDSIFTNNADRDAHLRSADFFDAEKFPQITFNSMELNKLDDENYQLKGILDMHGVEKEVILDVEFGGFVKDPYGNHKAGFSVSGKLNRKDWGLNWNAALEAGGVMVSEEVRLNAEVQFVKEA, from the coding sequence ATGAATACAGTAGACACGACAACTAAATGGGTTTTAGACCCCACACACAGTGAGCTTATCTTTAAGATCAAGCATTTAATGATTACAAACGTTAAAGGTGAATTCCAGAAGTTCAACATAACTGTTGATAGTAAGGGTAACGATTTTAGCGACGCAAAGGTTTCTGCAACGATCGAGACAGATTCTATTTTTACGAACAACGCTGATCGAGATGCACACTTAAGAAGTGCTGACTTCTTTGATGCTGAGAAGTTTCCGCAAATTACTTTTAACAGCATGGAGCTTAACAAGCTAGATGATGAAAATTATCAACTAAAAGGCATCTTGGATATGCACGGAGTTGAGAAAGAAGTGATCTTGGATGTTGAGTTTGGTGGTTTTGTTAAAGACCCATACGGTAACCATAAAGCGGGATTCTCTGTTAGTGGTAAATTGAACCGGAAAGACTGGGGACTAAACTGGAATGCCGCGCTTGAAGCAGGTGGTGTTATGGTTAGTGAAGAGGTGAGACTAAACGCTGAAGTTCAGTTTGTTAAGGAAGCTTAG
- a CDS encoding Crp/Fnr family transcriptional regulator: MSESLLRQNIERTLEEAISDESYNAFCELSFEKSFDKKQYFVEPGRPCNYQYFILEGSCYSYYMNEKGDKNAIQLAIEDYWITDSSSFFTNKAAVSTIETLEPTRALLLSKENLNALCNTQPIFDRYFRILLQNAMSTLYYRIAKTTSEDAEHRYREFSRLFPHFVQRIPQFLIASYLGIKPQSLSRIRREMLFKD, from the coding sequence ATGTCAGAATCATTATTGCGGCAAAACATAGAGCGTACGCTCGAGGAGGCAATCTCTGATGAAAGCTATAATGCCTTTTGTGAATTAAGCTTTGAGAAGTCATTTGATAAAAAACAATACTTTGTGGAGCCCGGGCGTCCTTGTAATTATCAATATTTTATATTGGAAGGGTCATGCTACTCATATTACATGAATGAGAAGGGGGATAAAAATGCTATTCAGCTTGCGATTGAGGATTATTGGATAACCGATTCATCCAGTTTTTTTACCAATAAGGCCGCGGTCTCAACCATTGAAACATTGGAACCTACAAGGGCTTTGTTGTTGAGCAAGGAGAATTTGAATGCGCTTTGCAACACCCAGCCAATATTTGATCGTTATTTTCGGATTCTTCTTCAGAACGCGATGTCGACTCTTTACTACCGGATAGCTAAAACTACAAGTGAAGATGCGGAGCATCGGTATCGTGAATTTTCTAGGCTATTCCCTCATTTTGTGCAACGAATACCGCAATTTTTGATAGCTTCTTATTTAGGGATTAAACCTCAATCATTGAGCCGCATCCGGAGGGAGATGCTTTTTAAGGATTAG
- the nhaA gene encoding Na+/H+ antiporter NhaA has product MSNRINLKSFPNFLKSESAGGIILLFCVIISLIIANSPLGEGFNNFLETQIGFNTENIHLRYPVVLWINDGLMAIFFLLVGLEIKRELVEGELASPKKAALPILCAIGGALVPAFIYMLLNKGTPTEHGWGIPMATDIAFALAAITALGKRAPMSLKIFLAALAIVDDLLAILVIALFYSSELNFTYLGYAGAIFIVLILFNRFGVKNIAFYLIPGIFIWYFIHHSGIHATIAGVLTALTLPTTPDETESPLEKLEHILAKPVNFIIIPIFALANTNIEFQSAMLEGLFSNLGLGIILGLLIGKPIGILIVSWISVKSKIGLLPKNANWLHMLGVGLLGGIGFTMSIFIAILSFADPLLIEEAKFSVLVGSVLTAILGSTLLTVAGNKKEIAEGKL; this is encoded by the coding sequence ATGAGCAATCGTATTAACCTTAAATCTTTTCCTAATTTTCTTAAAAGTGAATCTGCCGGTGGGATCATTCTACTTTTTTGTGTTATCATTTCACTAATCATTGCAAATTCACCACTTGGCGAAGGCTTTAATAATTTTCTTGAAACTCAAATTGGTTTTAATACGGAAAACATACACTTAAGGTACCCCGTCGTATTATGGATTAATGATGGGTTAATGGCTATCTTCTTTCTCTTGGTCGGTTTAGAAATCAAACGCGAATTAGTCGAAGGAGAGCTTGCTTCGCCCAAAAAAGCTGCACTGCCTATATTGTGCGCTATTGGGGGTGCATTAGTGCCAGCGTTCATTTATATGCTCTTAAACAAGGGGACGCCAACAGAGCACGGTTGGGGCATACCCATGGCTACAGATATTGCTTTTGCACTAGCGGCCATTACCGCCCTGGGAAAAAGAGCGCCCATGTCTTTAAAAATTTTTTTAGCAGCCTTGGCAATTGTCGATGATTTACTGGCTATTCTCGTCATTGCGCTATTTTATTCTTCAGAACTAAATTTCACTTATTTAGGATATGCAGGGGCGATTTTCATCGTGCTGATCCTTTTCAACCGATTCGGGGTAAAGAATATTGCATTTTATTTGATTCCCGGTATTTTCATTTGGTACTTTATTCATCATTCAGGAATCCACGCAACGATCGCAGGGGTATTAACGGCTTTAACACTACCTACAACACCCGACGAAACAGAGTCTCCCTTAGAAAAATTAGAACATATATTAGCAAAACCTGTTAATTTTATTATCATCCCAATCTTCGCATTGGCCAATACAAACATTGAGTTTCAATCCGCGATGCTAGAAGGTCTTTTCTCTAATTTGGGACTAGGGATCATACTTGGGCTTTTAATAGGAAAGCCAATTGGTATTCTCATTGTCTCCTGGATTTCTGTGAAATCCAAAATAGGTTTGCTACCTAAGAATGCCAACTGGCTTCATATGCTTGGTGTGGGACTGTTGGGCGGCATCGGATTTACCATGTCCATCTTTATCGCCATATTATCGTTTGCGGACCCTCTTTTAATCGAAGAAGCAAAGTTCTCAGTCCTGGTCGGCTCTGTTCTTACTGCCATCCTCGGATCCACCCTATTGACCGTTGCAGGTAATAAGAAAGAAATTGCTGAGGGCAAACTCTAA
- a CDS encoding alpha/beta fold hydrolase: protein MKKTWLSFVFIFFGATFTAFSQDSVQRKKEYLKEILDINIDQRFRANTRRVSVEDSTWMDWLKRTGELPPDFSKMRSIPNLPEPLIEYRDGNKVPITTVNQWKKKREWIKAQYQHWVSGHAPGAPGNVEANVLTDEVQENGTRVQMIELRFGPGHKAKMTVELIIPPGSEEKPVFMTQWNHRDWAQLAVKRGYIGCVYAAADLKDDTDPYMFIYPDYDFSGLMRRAFGASRVVDYLLTRREVNKDQIAITGHSRNGKQSLWAAAFDERISAVVSSSSSTGGDMPWRYGDPQFASETLDYVMAWNAHWFHPRLRFFSGREDKLPVDQNLLGALIAPRPLLYHYSIVERGLNSWSNEQNYYSVKKVYDFLGVPDHVGVLTRMGPHAVAARDVEQTIDFLDIQFGRSDQKWSNELYYPYDYKKWESSHPDYKEKAKEIVPVKLKNNYRSTTAFQEDKEKIIDNLNWILGDEPAGVRAVNVGSWQPANRDWINLINPIPQVKGAKEIYLGPYSAVGDHVSAVLYCPVDSSSGEIKTGTNGRLPVVIYSHQYAHSSGFVKGHDKGGRLATRDLFESLVKRGFAVMAIDMYGFGTRIWEAKNFDLRYPQWSKMGKFVRDIRSSMDAIDELEYLDNNQIYLLGNTIGGAVSIMAAALDDRVAGVATVAAFSPWRASDSQFESLRNYSHIHGFIPRIGYFVDEPTSVPVDFGEIIAAYAPKPMLLIAPELDRHTDIPALKEMMGSVNKVYSLYDREDNIRVIYQAGEINRMSRDMYETVGDFFLKLSESGDSLSRIGKTETNRGWEILFNGENPASKWRSVKNAKFPSKGWKVVDGNLVITSGGKGGDIITREKYSDFELVFDYKLSDSANTGVKYLVNTLQDSKGRRVLNGPEFQLIDDYKHESVIDNRSPETSTGSLYLLYAPVGKQLNGPGEWNSVRIIVRGNHVEHWLNGKKIVDYNRGSSDFRKRVSETKFKEFKDYGEAESGHILLQDHKDQAYFRNIKIRRF from the coding sequence ATGAAAAAGACTTGGCTGTCCTTCGTTTTTATATTTTTCGGAGCAACTTTTACTGCATTCTCTCAAGATTCCGTGCAGCGGAAGAAAGAATATCTAAAAGAGATTCTGGATATTAATATTGATCAGCGCTTTAGAGCAAATACCAGACGTGTTTCTGTAGAAGATAGTACCTGGATGGACTGGTTAAAACGAACGGGAGAGTTGCCACCGGACTTTTCCAAGATGCGGTCTATCCCTAATTTACCTGAACCTTTAATTGAATATCGGGATGGTAATAAAGTACCGATAACCACTGTTAACCAATGGAAGAAAAAACGAGAATGGATAAAAGCACAGTATCAACACTGGGTTTCTGGTCATGCTCCTGGAGCGCCTGGGAACGTTGAGGCTAACGTATTGACTGATGAGGTACAAGAGAACGGCACTCGTGTCCAAATGATTGAACTCAGATTTGGTCCAGGTCATAAAGCAAAGATGACTGTCGAATTGATTATCCCTCCGGGAAGTGAAGAAAAACCGGTTTTTATGACACAATGGAACCATCGTGACTGGGCGCAATTAGCCGTTAAAAGGGGGTACATCGGCTGCGTTTATGCGGCGGCAGATTTGAAGGATGATACGGATCCCTATATGTTTATCTATCCTGATTATGACTTTAGCGGGTTGATGAGAAGAGCATTTGGGGCCTCGAGGGTGGTGGATTATCTATTGACGAGGCGTGAAGTGAATAAAGATCAAATTGCAATAACAGGACACTCCCGAAATGGAAAGCAATCTCTCTGGGCAGCGGCTTTTGATGAGCGAATTTCAGCTGTAGTGTCGAGTAGCTCGAGTACTGGGGGAGATATGCCCTGGCGCTATGGCGACCCGCAATTTGCAAGCGAAACACTCGACTATGTTATGGCTTGGAATGCTCATTGGTTTCATCCTCGATTGCGGTTCTTTTCTGGTCGGGAAGATAAGCTTCCAGTCGATCAGAATCTGCTGGGGGCACTGATAGCGCCGAGACCTTTATTGTATCATTACTCGATCGTAGAGAGAGGGCTGAATTCCTGGTCGAACGAGCAGAATTATTATTCGGTCAAAAAGGTTTATGACTTTCTCGGGGTGCCAGATCATGTTGGGGTATTGACCCGCATGGGTCCGCATGCTGTTGCGGCAAGAGATGTCGAGCAGACAATTGACTTTTTGGATATTCAGTTTGGAAGATCGGATCAAAAATGGTCAAACGAATTGTATTATCCTTATGACTACAAAAAATGGGAGAGTAGCCACCCTGATTATAAGGAAAAAGCAAAGGAAATCGTCCCTGTTAAATTAAAGAATAACTATCGGAGTACAACAGCGTTTCAAGAAGACAAAGAGAAGATAATCGATAATCTCAATTGGATTCTGGGAGATGAACCTGCCGGTGTTCGCGCGGTGAATGTAGGTTCATGGCAGCCCGCCAATAGAGATTGGATTAACCTAATAAACCCTATACCACAGGTTAAAGGAGCTAAAGAGATTTATTTGGGTCCCTATAGCGCGGTCGGAGACCATGTATCTGCTGTTCTTTATTGTCCGGTAGACAGCAGTTCGGGAGAAATTAAGACAGGAACAAACGGAAGACTACCAGTCGTGATTTACTCTCATCAGTATGCTCATTCTTCAGGCTTTGTCAAGGGGCACGATAAAGGGGGGCGATTAGCTACGCGAGATCTTTTCGAATCGCTGGTTAAACGTGGCTTTGCTGTAATGGCCATTGATATGTATGGTTTTGGGACACGAATATGGGAGGCGAAGAATTTTGATCTTCGATACCCTCAATGGTCGAAAATGGGCAAATTTGTCCGCGATATCAGAAGTAGTATGGATGCAATCGACGAGCTGGAGTACTTGGATAATAATCAGATTTATCTGTTGGGAAATACCATTGGTGGCGCAGTTTCTATTATGGCTGCGGCATTGGACGACCGCGTGGCGGGAGTCGCTACTGTGGCTGCTTTTTCGCCGTGGAGAGCATCAGATAGTCAGTTTGAATCGCTTAGAAATTACTCCCATATTCATGGATTTATTCCTCGGATTGGATATTTTGTTGACGAACCAACATCGGTTCCGGTCGACTTCGGTGAGATCATTGCAGCTTATGCACCGAAACCGATGCTGCTTATTGCTCCAGAACTGGATAGGCATACTGATATTCCTGCCTTGAAAGAAATGATGGGTTCTGTAAATAAGGTTTACAGTTTATATGATCGAGAAGATAATATACGAGTTATTTATCAGGCAGGTGAAATCAACAGGATGTCAAGAGATATGTACGAGACTGTCGGTGATTTTTTTCTTAAGCTATCAGAAAGCGGAGATTCTTTGTCTCGGATAGGGAAGACTGAAACGAATCGTGGTTGGGAGATTCTATTCAATGGCGAGAATCCGGCTTCGAAATGGCGCAGTGTTAAAAACGCGAAATTTCCATCAAAGGGCTGGAAGGTTGTAGATGGAAACCTTGTCATCACGTCAGGTGGAAAAGGCGGGGACATTATCACCCGTGAGAAATATTCGGACTTTGAATTGGTCTTTGACTATAAACTAAGCGATTCGGCAAATACCGGTGTGAAATATTTAGTTAACACATTGCAGGATTCGAAAGGACGAAGGGTATTAAACGGGCCGGAATTTCAGCTGATTGATGATTATAAACATGAATCGGTGATTGACAATAGAAGTCCGGAAACCAGTACGGGTTCTTTGTATTTATTGTATGCACCTGTCGGGAAACAGCTAAACGGTCCGGGTGAGTGGAACAGCGTTCGTATTATCGTGCGAGGCAACCATGTGGAACACTGGTTAAATGGGAAAAAGATAGTGGACTATAATCGTGGTTCTTCGGATTTTAGAAAGCGGGTTTCAGAAACTAAATTTAAGGAGTTTAAAGATTATGGTGAAGCGGAATCGGGTCATATCCTATTGCAAGATCATAAAGATCAAGCCTATTTCAGAAATATTAAAATACGCAGGTTCTAA